The following are from one region of the Streptomyces rubrogriseus genome:
- a CDS encoding SCO2521 family protein yields MAPRQSTPPAVLACGEIRTCLLPARQALDIRSAAQLLGLRADERVLLSERPGLYARSPETLTGVDCPLPSANGARIRAVGTVTAHAALTEGRVLQTSAHCRLPGTGPDQRRPWGEYLVRPGVVEPLGKLPHEAVAQGVLGGPRHGDLDVGLIADGLLTRVLRHPLLDQRPPFRSRPTRLRWAALPAAPGEGPSLERFTLAEDELRTVRLRVPEGTSGAELAALCDDLALHDWLLTTVVRMLDGLRLGAGAAHDAGAVVRTLRPAVDHLLHLWMPGARAGRELAALWDPLEERPGFTRQWQALVQRIRDQLTLHAIPAAHREVEPAP; encoded by the coding sequence ATGGCGCCGCGGCAGAGCACCCCGCCCGCCGTCCTCGCCTGCGGCGAGATCCGCACCTGCCTGCTGCCCGCCCGGCAGGCCCTCGACATCCGGTCCGCCGCCCAGCTCCTCGGCCTGCGCGCCGACGAACGCGTGCTGCTCTCCGAACGCCCCGGCCTCTACGCGCGTTCCCCCGAGACCCTCACCGGCGTCGACTGCCCGCTGCCCAGCGCCAACGGCGCCCGCATCCGCGCCGTCGGCACCGTCACCGCGCACGCCGCGCTCACCGAGGGCCGCGTCCTGCAGACCTCCGCCCACTGCCGCCTGCCCGGCACCGGACCCGACCAGCGGCGACCCTGGGGGGAGTACCTGGTGCGGCCCGGCGTCGTCGAACCGCTCGGCAAGCTCCCGCACGAGGCGGTCGCCCAGGGCGTCCTCGGCGGCCCGCGCCACGGCGACCTCGACGTCGGACTCATCGCCGACGGCCTGCTCACCCGGGTGCTGCGCCACCCCCTGCTCGACCAGCGCCCGCCCTTCCGCTCCCGCCCCACCCGGCTGCGCTGGGCGGCGCTGCCTGCGGCACCGGGCGAGGGCCCCTCGCTGGAACGGTTCACCCTCGCCGAGGACGAGCTGCGCACCGTACGCCTGCGGGTGCCCGAGGGCACCAGCGGCGCCGAACTGGCCGCGCTCTGCGACGACCTGGCCCTGCACGACTGGCTGCTCACCACCGTCGTCCGCATGCTCGACGGCCTCCGCCTCGGCGCCGGGGCCGCCCACGACGCCGGAGCCGTCGTACGGACCCTGCGTCCGGCCGTCGACCACCTCCTGCACCTGTGGATGCCGGGCGCCCGGGCCGGCCGCGAACTGGCCGCGCTGTGGGACCCGCTGGAGGAGCGCCCCGGCTTCACCCGCCAGTGGCAGGCCCTGGTGCAGCGCATCCGCGACCAGCTCACCCTGCACGCCATCCCCGCAGCCCACCGGGAGGTGGAACCGGCCCCCTGA
- a CDS encoding MMPL family transporter, which translates to MGATKTGAARRRAVPWLVLALWIAVLAIASPFAAKLGDVQRDRAVDYLPASADSTQVAKIQERLPGGEATEMVLVYHRDAGLTAADRATAAEQVAEIADAHELTGRPAGIPSKDGTTLMYPVASTEPGTDEKARDALVNDVRDIARGGDGLGVEVGGSGALATDASEVYNSLDGPLLYTTAAVVALLLILIYRSPFLWLVPLAVAGLADYLSMGVAYGLNQTFGTAVSGQSSGIMTILVFGVGTDYALLLVSRYREELRRIERPYDAMLAALRGCGPAVLASSGTVAAGLLCLLAADLNSSRGMGPLGTVGVLCALAAMLTLLPALLVLLGRRVFWPLVPRHGSTPKARRSLFAAMGGSAERRPRTVLVGGAVLLGALALGAFALPGNLKQEDSFTTRPEAIAAMETLADAYPESGTQPISVISPTDRAEAALAEIRDTEGVKSAEAGRSGDGWTELTVLASTPPQSAAETATIEELRDKLDGSYVGGPSAQQIDLEDTNARDTAIVVPLVLLSVLLILTVLLRSLVAPLILVAAVVAVWGAALGIGGLAFGPLFGFEGTDPGLGLLSFVFLVALGVDYGIFLMHRMREESLNGAEPTRAALSALRTTGGVIASAGLVLAATFAVLTSMPMVQLVELGFVIAVGVLLDTFLVRTYLVTSASVALRRRVWWPGRLSREPGRPAPDDVRKPVGV; encoded by the coding sequence ATGGGGGCCACAAAGACAGGCGCGGCGCGGCGGCGGGCCGTGCCCTGGCTGGTGCTCGCACTGTGGATCGCCGTGCTGGCGATCGCCTCGCCGTTCGCGGCGAAACTCGGCGACGTGCAGCGCGACCGGGCCGTCGACTACCTGCCGGCGAGCGCCGACTCGACGCAGGTCGCCAAGATCCAGGAGCGGCTGCCCGGCGGCGAGGCCACCGAGATGGTCCTCGTCTACCACCGCGACGCCGGACTGACCGCCGCCGACCGGGCCACCGCCGCCGAGCAGGTCGCCGAGATCGCCGACGCGCACGAACTCACCGGCCGTCCGGCGGGCATCCCGTCCAAGGACGGCACCACCCTCATGTACCCGGTCGCCTCCACCGAGCCCGGCACGGACGAGAAGGCCCGCGACGCACTCGTCAACGATGTACGGGACATCGCCCGGGGCGGCGACGGGCTCGGCGTCGAGGTCGGCGGCTCCGGCGCGCTCGCCACCGACGCCTCCGAGGTCTACAACTCCCTCGACGGCCCGCTGCTCTACACCACCGCGGCGGTGGTCGCCCTCCTCCTGATCCTCATCTACCGCAGCCCCTTCCTGTGGCTCGTCCCGCTCGCCGTCGCCGGACTCGCCGACTACCTCTCCATGGGTGTCGCCTACGGCCTCAACCAGACCTTCGGCACCGCCGTCTCGGGCCAGAGCAGCGGCATCATGACCATCCTCGTCTTCGGCGTGGGCACCGACTACGCGCTGCTGCTGGTCTCCCGCTACCGCGAGGAACTGCGCCGCATCGAGCGGCCGTACGACGCCATGCTCGCCGCCCTGCGCGGCTGCGGACCCGCCGTACTGGCCTCCTCCGGCACCGTCGCCGCCGGACTCCTGTGCCTGCTGGCCGCCGACCTCAACTCCAGCCGGGGCATGGGCCCGCTCGGCACCGTCGGTGTGCTGTGCGCGCTGGCCGCCATGCTGACCCTGCTGCCCGCGCTCCTCGTCCTGCTCGGCCGCCGCGTCTTCTGGCCGCTGGTGCCCCGCCACGGCAGCACCCCCAAGGCCCGCCGGTCGCTGTTCGCCGCGATGGGCGGCTCCGCCGAACGCCGGCCCCGCACCGTCCTGGTGGGCGGCGCCGTCCTGCTCGGCGCGCTCGCGCTGGGCGCCTTCGCCCTGCCCGGCAACCTCAAGCAGGAGGACTCCTTCACCACCCGCCCCGAGGCGATCGCCGCGATGGAGACCCTCGCCGACGCCTATCCGGAGTCCGGCACCCAGCCGATCAGTGTCATCAGCCCCACCGACCGCGCCGAGGCCGCCCTCGCCGAGATCCGCGACACCGAGGGCGTCAAGAGCGCCGAGGCCGGGCGCAGCGGCGACGGCTGGACGGAGCTGACGGTCCTGGCCTCCACCCCGCCCCAGTCGGCCGCCGAGACCGCCACCATCGAGGAGCTGCGCGACAAGCTCGACGGCTCGTACGTCGGCGGCCCCAGCGCCCAGCAGATCGACCTGGAGGACACCAACGCCCGGGACACCGCCATCGTCGTACCGCTCGTGCTGCTCTCGGTCCTGCTGATCCTCACCGTGCTGCTGCGCTCGCTGGTCGCGCCGCTGATCCTGGTCGCCGCCGTCGTCGCCGTGTGGGGCGCGGCCCTCGGCATCGGCGGCCTCGCCTTCGGTCCCCTCTTCGGCTTCGAGGGCACCGACCCCGGGCTCGGCCTGCTCTCCTTCGTCTTCCTGGTCGCCCTCGGCGTCGACTACGGCATCTTCCTGATGCACCGGATGCGCGAGGAGTCCCTGAACGGCGCCGAACCCACCCGGGCGGCCCTGTCCGCGCTGCGCACCACCGGCGGCGTCATCGCCTCGGCCGGGCTGGTCCTCGCGGCCACCTTCGCCGTGCTCACCAGCATGCCGATGGTGCAACTCGTCGAGCTGGGCTTCGTCATCGCGGTCGGCGTCCTGCTCGACACCTTCCTCGTCCGCACCTACCTGGTCACCAGCGCCAGCGTCGCCCTGCGCCGCCGGGTGTGGTGGCCGGGCCGGCTGTCCCGGGAGCCGGGCCGGCCCGCGCCGGACGACGTACGGAAGCCCGTCGGTGTCTGA
- a CDS encoding sensor histidine kinase: MHPTTEAASRPRVGERVIAAINRDPRTAPHGTRNDAVLAAVLLVGAVGLALLTHEAQRPDVVGWTLLVAAHVPIVWRRRHPLLALAALVAVVAPYHAMDNNHTAVGPASYVALYTLAVTGRPLRTIVTGVAVLTVSVSIMLTVNTHQALELLRISGWVVAILFCGIDIRYYRQYVAAIVERAERAERTREEEARRRVAEERLRVARDLHDLLAHSITLIGVQTSVAAHVLTADPERLDRAAVAKALDDIAETCRSARGELRTTLEVLRTQDAAAVPDARGPLPGLSGLPDLAVSARLAGADVDLSVRADDVPPAVGAAVYRITQEALTNAVRHAGPKPSVRVAVHAERGALRLSVTDDGTGPDPAGTPGFGLVGMRERARSVGGTLDAGPREDADGFEVTAVLPTPAPTGTAPLNPERTA; encoded by the coding sequence GTGCACCCCACCACCGAGGCAGCGTCCCGCCCCCGCGTCGGCGAGCGGGTCATCGCCGCCATCAACCGCGACCCGCGCACCGCCCCGCACGGAACCCGCAACGACGCCGTGCTCGCCGCGGTCCTCCTCGTCGGCGCCGTCGGTCTGGCGCTCCTCACCCACGAGGCACAGCGCCCGGACGTCGTCGGCTGGACGCTGCTGGTCGCCGCGCACGTCCCGATCGTGTGGCGGCGGCGCCACCCGCTGCTGGCGCTCGCGGCGCTGGTCGCCGTGGTCGCGCCGTACCACGCGATGGACAACAACCACACCGCCGTGGGCCCCGCCTCCTACGTGGCCCTCTACACGCTGGCCGTCACCGGCCGCCCCCTGCGCACCATCGTGACCGGCGTCGCGGTCCTCACCGTGTCGGTCAGCATCATGCTCACCGTCAACACCCACCAGGCACTCGAACTGCTCCGCATCTCCGGCTGGGTGGTCGCCATCCTTTTCTGCGGCATCGACATCCGCTACTACCGTCAGTACGTGGCCGCCATAGTGGAGCGCGCCGAACGCGCCGAGCGCACCCGCGAGGAGGAGGCCCGGCGGCGCGTGGCCGAGGAACGCCTGCGGGTCGCCCGGGACCTGCACGACCTGCTCGCGCACAGCATCACCCTCATCGGGGTGCAGACCTCGGTCGCCGCCCACGTGCTGACCGCCGACCCCGAGCGCCTGGACCGCGCGGCCGTCGCCAAGGCCCTCGACGACATCGCCGAGACCTGCCGCTCGGCGCGCGGCGAACTGCGCACCACCCTCGAGGTGCTCAGGACGCAGGACGCCGCCGCCGTGCCCGACGCCCGCGGCCCGTTGCCCGGCCTGAGCGGGCTGCCCGACCTGGCGGTCAGCGCCCGGCTCGCCGGAGCGGACGTCGACCTGTCGGTGCGCGCCGACGACGTCCCGCCCGCGGTCGGAGCCGCCGTCTACCGCATCACGCAGGAGGCGCTGACCAACGCCGTGCGCCACGCGGGGCCCAAGCCGTCCGTCCGCGTCGCGGTGCACGCCGAGCGGGGCGCCCTGCGGCTGTCCGTCACCGACGACGGCACCGGACCCGACCCGGCGGGCACCCCGGGCTTCGGCCTCGTCGGCATGCGCGAGCGGGCCCGCAGCGTGGGTGGCACACTCGACGCCGGACCGCGCGAGGACGCCGACGGCTTCGAGGTGACGGCCGTACTGCCGACTCCCGCCCCGACCGGCACCGCCCCCCTGAACCCGGAGAGAACCGCATGA
- a CDS encoding response regulator transcription factor: MTIRVLLADDQNLVRAAFALLVASAPDMEVVGEAGTGREAVELARAQRADLVVMDVRMPDLDGIEATRLIAADEDLAGVKVLVLTTYDTDENIVDALRAGASGFLVKDTRPAELLDAIRTVTAGDALLSPGPTARLIERFLRSPSALHTPGSGPDCLSDRERQVLTLVARGLTNTEIAETLGLSPLTAKTHVSRIMGKLGARDRAQLVIVAYESGLVTPGAGQSQQASQPQ, encoded by the coding sequence ATGACGATACGCGTGCTGCTGGCGGACGACCAGAACCTCGTCCGGGCGGCGTTCGCCCTGCTGGTGGCGTCGGCCCCCGACATGGAGGTGGTCGGCGAGGCGGGCACCGGCCGCGAGGCCGTGGAGCTGGCCCGCGCCCAACGCGCCGACCTGGTCGTCATGGACGTACGCATGCCCGACCTGGACGGCATCGAGGCGACCCGGCTGATCGCCGCCGACGAGGACCTGGCGGGGGTGAAGGTGCTGGTCCTCACCACCTACGACACCGACGAGAACATCGTGGACGCGCTGCGCGCCGGTGCCTCCGGATTCCTGGTCAAGGACACCAGGCCCGCCGAACTCCTGGACGCCATCCGCACGGTGACGGCGGGCGACGCCCTCCTCTCGCCCGGCCCCACGGCCCGCCTGATCGAGCGCTTCCTGCGCAGCCCGTCGGCCCTGCACACGCCCGGATCGGGCCCCGACTGCCTCTCGGACCGGGAACGCCAGGTCCTCACCCTGGTGGCCCGGGGCCTCACCAACACGGAGATCGCCGAAACCCTGGGCCTGAGCCCGCTCACCGCGAAGACCCACGTCAGCCGCATCATGGGCAAGCTGGGAGCACGGGACCGGGCCCAACTCGTGATCGTGGCCTACGAGTCGGGCCTGGTGACGCCGGGCGCGGGGCAGTCGCAGCAGGCGTCTCAGCCGCAGTAG